CAGCCGCTTGAGGAGGCGTCTTCGCGGGAGTGGTTCGTGTTCGGCCTACTGGCTGAAATCCGCCCGCGAGACAGAGAAGAGGCCAAGGCTGTCTTCCGCTATCTGATTGAGTGTGGACGGCGTGATGTGATCGGGGCTGATTCAATCCTCGAAAACATCATCAGGTAACCCTACCGACTTCCAAGCCTTTATAGACGCATTGCCAGACGCGCCTCTGGTTTCCCTCCCTGCAGTTTCGCCACTGCATTTCAATCAACACCAGCCCGTTTAGTCCTGCCGCTTGTGTCCGTCTGCGCCGCCCTATGTGGTGGGCGCTGGTGGGCGTAGGCGGTGGCGACCACAGGCGGCAGAACTAAGAGGAAATCCACATTCATGCAACAGCAACGCATCATCCAGATCTTCACCGATGGCGCTTGCCTTCATAACGGCCAACCTCAGGCCCGTGGAGGCTGGGCAGCAATTCTCCGCAACCCTGAGGGGCAAACGAAAGAGATCGCAGGGCCGCTCGAAGGTAACCAGCAGACCAACAACCGGGCCGAACTCACGGCAGTGATCAAGGGACTGAAATCCCTGAAAGTCCCTGCATCGGAGGTCGAGGTAGTGACTGACAGCAAATACGTGAAGAACGGCTGCACATCCTGGCTCCCAAAATGGAAGCAGAACGGCTGGCGAACATCAGATCGCAAGCCCGTAGCCAACTCTGATCTCTGGCAGGTTCTCGACCAGTTGCTGGAAAGGCACAAAGTTCACTTCACCTGGGTACAAGGCCATAGCGGGCATCCCGAGAACGAGCGAGCTGATGCCTTGGCCCAACGAGCAGCCATGGGCGAGCACGTCCAGCGGTATAGCAACGAGTGACCTCAGGCGCCCGAAACTCCACCTAGCCGCAGTCGGCCCTGCACCTGCCTCGCCATCCCTGCCAGCTTGCGATCAACGCAGCCACTGCTCAGCATCGAAGTCGACCATCTCCACCACCGGGGCCAACACCTCGGGCCGGAAGTCCTTTCCGTAGCGGCTGAAGGTGATTCCCCCCGTCTGGTGCCCCAGCAGTCCGCCCACGAGTGCCTCGCTGACGCCCTTCTGCTTCAGATGATCCGCAACGGTGTGACGGAAGCTGTGGAAGTCCTTCTGCTCCTCCCCGTCCTTGAAACCCAGCTGCTCTCGAACCCGAGTGAACCACTTCGAAGGAGCAGCGCTGTAGCCATGCTTCTTGTGGCAGGTCAGTTCAGGGAAGACACGAGCGTGTCCCGCAACACGTTGCTTCTGGATGAACTCCAGGAAGCCCATCGCCTTCAGCTTCGAGTGGATGGGCACCAGGCGTTCAGAGGATGCAGTCTTCAGCTTCTGGTCAGGGCGCGATGCGCGGAAATGGATGCAGTCCACTCCGTTGATGGTAACCACGTCATCGAGGTACAGCTGACATAGCTCGTTGAGGCGAGCACCCGTGTAGAGACCAAGCAGAGGCAGCCAGTACTGGTTGGGCTTCTTCGTATGAACCGAGGTGTAGATCTCCTTCGAGAACAACCGCCGGAGATCCTCCTCGGTGAATACGCTTCGATCCTCGCTGACCTTGCCACGCTGCTTCACGCGCAAACCATCAAAGGGATTCCGCTCGCAGTATCCCTCTCGAATGGCATAGCTGAAGAACGTGGTCAGGTTCTTCACGTAGTTGTTGAAGGTGGTGAGGCTGATGGTGGCGGTTGCTTCCTTGATGATCGTCTCTATGGATTGATTCTTGGGAAGCTGGTTGATCCTGGGAGGCAGCTTGAGGGCGGTCTCCTGGAATCTGCGGGCATCCTTCCGGGTGATCAGGTCAATTGGCAGATCCCCAATGATCCGCACCAGGAGCAAGGCAACTGCTCGCTTGTCATCGAGCGTCTTGGAAGAGACTCCTTCCCTACCCTGCTGCTTCAAGCACTCCTCGACCACCTTGGAGAAGCTAGGAGACGAGCTGGGAGCATCCGGCACCAATCCCACACCTTGATCGGAAGATGCTCGTGTAGAGGCTCTGCGGGGCTTCTGAGGGCTGCCGATCACTTCACCTTGCACTACTTCAGCGTTCGCTATGGGCTGCCCCTGCGGGGGGACGCCAGAAGCGATCCAAACCAGCTGCTGCTGACGAAGCCACGAGGCCCAACTGGCGACTCGCTTTCCGCCCGCCTCCCAGGCACCACGCAGTTGATCAAGGGAAGGCCGAATGCCTTGAAACGCTCGGACATAGAGCTGCTGGACTTGAAGCAGCAACTCTCGGCCACGGATCAGGGCTTCACGCTTACAGCGCGTCTGAAGGGATCTGCGGATCTCGGTGCGACAGAAAAGCGGGCGTATGACTTCGGGCACAACGATCCGGAAATAGAAGATCGAGTGTCGGGAACGCCAGAGGTAGGACGGTAGAGAGTTGCTACTGGAAGGCACGATTGGATCACCCTTTGGATCACTAGCGCGCCAAAGAGCAAAAAATCGTTGAAAATCAAGGACAAAAAACAAATGGAGGCGGCCCCGCCAGCCACACCCCGGCACACGACGTTCCCGCTATGGCTGCTTCCTTCCGGACCTGACCAGGTTAACGGGTAATCGTTGCGGGGGGACCGACAGGGCCACCATCGCGATAACTCGCCAATCGACGAGCCGCGCCATTGTAGCGGCTTGATCGCAAGTTACAAGTACTTCAAGCACTTACGCTCAATCTTAAGCCCATACCTGCAACGTCTCACGAATCCGCGAGAATAGGCCTCACCGCGCCTGGAGACTTGTCCGGCGACACCTATGCTGAACAAAGGAGCCGCCTACCGGCGGCGATTGCCGAGCAAGGAGCGCCAGCATGTCGAATCTCCTGAGCTATACCAGCCTGATCACCCTGCTCTTCTGCGGCCAGGTCATGGCAGAGGGCGGCACCATTCACTTTCGCGGCGCCATCGTCGAGCCAGGCTGCCAGGCTGAAGTGGGCAGCGTGCACCTGGCAGGCTCGCCGCTGCGCTTGAGCGAATGCAACCGTGCAGTGAATCTGCGACTGACCGGACCGCTCGGCACCCAAGCCGGCACGCACTACCGGCTGACCACTGGGGAAGACGGCGCCATCCACGTAATAGCCAACGAAGGTGTTGCCGCAGACGAGCGCCTGGCGATGCTGGTGGCGGAATATCTGTAGCGAGGCCTACTGCGCCTGAATCAGCCCCTCGGGCCGAGGCTGGGTGGACACTTCCAGGTTCGGCCCGATGAATAGCTCCATCTTGCTGTAGCCCGGGCGGCTACTGAAGCTGGCGTACTTTTCCGCCCCCCGGTGGAACTGGAATGCCACACGGTAATCTCCAGAACGCCACAGGCGCAGCGGGAAGGTCCGCGCTTCGCCAGGCTTGATCTCGCCGGCCAAGGTTTCCTCGCCGTTTTCCCTGAAGCTGTAGCTCACCGCCGGCCCGCCCTGCGCTTCATAGCGCAGCACGATCTGCGGACGCTCGGTCCAGGCGACGTACCCACCAAACAGCAGCACCAGCGCCAACACACCCAGCAGCCGCTGCTTTCTTGCCTTGTCCATATCGCTCTCCGCTAGCGGATAGCCCGCGCCAGCAGCGCTGACGCGGGCATTCCCGTCAGTTCAGGCTGTCGACCAGAGCCTTGGCGGGCACCAGGCGCACCGACTTCTTCGCGGCGATCTGAATAGCCTTGCCAGTCTGCGGATTGCGGCCGGTACGGGCGGCGCGCTCGCTGACCTTGAGCTTGCCGATACCCGGCAGGGTCAGCTCGCCGTCGTTCTCCAGGGAGTCCTGGGCGATCTGCGCCAATTGCTCGAAAACGCCGCGAACGGCAGCCTGGGTCAGGTCGAGGGATTCGGCGATATCGCGAACCAGTTGGTCCTTGGTCATGGGCATGAAGTTTCTCCTTGAACGGTTGATCGTGGATTGATGTCAGGCACCCAGTCCGTGGTCGGCCAGCAGCTTGAGCAACTGCTCTTCGTCCATTACCGCGACGCCGAGTTCCTGAGCCTTGGCCAGTTTCGAACCAGCACCAGGCCCTGCGACCACGCAATGGGTCTTGGCCGACACGGAGCCAGCCACCTTGGCGCCCAGGCTTTCCAGCTTGTCCTTGGCGATATCGCGGCTCATGGCCTCCAGCGTGCCGGTAAGCACCCAGGTCTGGCCGGCCAGCGGCAGGCCTTCGACCACCTTGCGCTCACTGCGCCAGTGCATGCCGAACTCGGCCAGCTGCGCCTCGACGGCGCGGGCCCGCTCGACGCGGGCGGCATCCGCGAAATACTCGCGCACCGACTGCCTGGCCTTTTCGTTCACCCCTTTCAGGGTGCTGAGGTCCAGCCAGTCCTGGCTGAGGGTGATCAGTGCTTCGAGGCTGCCGGCTCGGTCAGCCAACTTCTCGGCGCCGGTGGCGGCGATAAAGGGAATGTTCAGCTTGTCGATGAAGCCCGCCAGCGTCGCAACGGCGGCGAACTCGGCCGACACCTCGCCCTCCTCCTGCAACTCGACGCCGCGCTCCAGCAACTGCGCGATCACGCTGCAGTTGTGCTCGTCACCGAAGAAGTTGTGGATCTCGTAAGCCACCTCGGCGCCCACGTCCGGCAGATAGGTCAGCACCTCCGGCAAAGCCTTCTGGATGCGCGCCAGCGAACCGAGCGACCGGGCCAGCAGCTTGGCGGTTTCCTCGCCCACATCGGGAATACCGAGGGCGAAAACGAAGCGCGCCAGGGCAGGCTTGCGGCTGTCGGCAATTGCACCCAGCAGGTTGCGCGTGGAGACCTCGGCGAAGCCTTCCAGCTCGATCACCTGCTCGTAGGTCAGGGTGTAGAGGTCCGCCGGAGACTTCACCAGCCCCCTGTCCACCAGTTGCTCGACGATCTTGTCGCCGAGGCCGTCAATGTCCATCGCCCGCCGCGAAACGAAATGAATGATCGCCTGCTTGAGCTGCGCCTGGCAGAACAGCCGTCCGACGCAACGGTAGATGGCTCCCTCGCTGAGCGATTCCTTGCCCTTGCTGCGCTTGACCAGTTGGGTGCGCTCCACCTGCGAGCCGCACACCGGGCACTGGGTCGGGATTTCCACCGGGCGCGCATCCGCCGGACGGCGCTCGGCCACCACCTGCATCACTTGCGGAATCACATCGCCGGCGCGGCGGATGATCACGGTATCGCCAATCATCAGGCCCAGGCGTGCGACCTCGTCCATGTTGTGCAGGGTCGCATTGGAAACGGTCACGCCCGCCACCTGCACCGGCTTCAGACGCGCCACCGGCGTCACCGCACCGGTGCGGCCAACCTGGAACTCCACGTCTAGCAGCTCGGTCAGTTCCTCGCGCGCAGGGAACTTGTGGGCGATCGCCCAGCGCGGCTCACGGGCGCGGAAGCCCAGCTCGCGCTGGAAGTCGATGCGATTGACCTTGAACACCACGCCGTCAATCTCGTAGGCCAGGCTGTCACGACGATTGCCGATGTCCCGATAGTAGGCCCGGCATTCCTCGACGCCGCGGACCAGCTTCAACTCGCGGCTGATAGGAACGCCCCACCCCTTCAGCGCTTCGAGGATTCCCACCTGGGTACCGGGCAAGCCGCCCCCCTCGACTCGGCCAAAACCATAGGCACAGAACTCCAGCGGACGACTGGCGGTGATCCTGGAGTCCAGTTGACGCAAGCTGCCAGCAGCGGCGTTGCGCGGGTTGGCGAAGGTCTTGCCGCCGGCTTCCACCCGCCGCTCGTTGAGCGCCTCGAAGCCAGCCTTGGACATGAACACCTCGCCACGCACTTCCAGCACCGCCGGCCAGCCCTTGCCCTGCAGGCGCAGCGGCACATTGCGGATGGTGCGCACGTTGGCGCTGATGTCTTCGCCGGTAGTGCCGTCGCCACGGGTGGCGCCACGGGTCAGCACGCCGTTCTCGTACAGCAGGCTTACCGCCAGGCCGTCCAGCTTCGGCTCGCAGCTGTACTCCACCTCGGCACCGCCGCCAAACAGATCGGAGGAAGGCAACTGATCGGCCAGCCCCTCGCGCACGCGACGGTCGAAATCGCTCAGGTCCTGCTCCTCGAACGCGTTGCCCAGGCTGAGCATCGGCACTTCGTGGCGGACCTCGCCGAATGCAGAAGCGGCCGCGCCGCCGACGCGCTGGGTCGGCGACTCGGGAGTGATCAGTTCAGGATGCTCGGCTTCCAACGCCTTGAGTTCGCGGAACAGGCGATCGTATTCGGCGTCCGGCACGCTGGGCTGATCGAGCACGTAGTAGCGGTAGTTATGGTCGTCTAGCTCGCTGCGCAACTGGGCGATGCGTTCGGCAGCGGTCTGGGAGTCGGTCATGCGGAAGCCTCGGACGGCGAGAGGGGCGACTAGAAACACAAAGCCCCAAGGGTGGCTTGGGGCTTGGTAGCGTGACGTGCAGGAAGCTTAGCGCTTCTGGGTCAGGCTGCGGCGCTCGAAATCGATGATGCGCTGGCGATAGTGCTCGATGGTCTGGGCAGTCATCACGCTACGCTGCTCGTCCTTCAGCTCGCCATTGAGCTCCTGAGACAGCTTGCGCGCGGCGGCGATCATCACGTCGAACGCCTGCTTGGGATGGCGCGGCCCCGGCAGACCGAGGAAGAAGCTCACGGCGCGGGTGCTGAACTGATCGATGTTGTCCAGATCGAAAGTGCCCGGCTTGACCGCGTTGGCCATCGAGAACAGCACTTCACCATTGCCGGCCATGCTTTCATGGCGGTGGAAGATGTCCATCTCGCCGTAGCGCAGGCCGCTTTCGAGGATGTTCTGCAGCAGAGCCGGCCCCTTGAAACCACTTTCGTCGCGGCTGATGACATTGATGATCAGCACTTCCTCGACCGGAGCGAGGGGGGCGGACGACGCGGCAGGAGCCGAAGCGGCGGCTCGCTCCTTGTCCTTCTTGCGCTCCTTGGACCTTGGCTTTTCCTTCGGCGCTTCATCCAGCGGGTTCGGGAAGTCTTCCTCATCCATAGGGCCGAGCAGGTTCGGCGCCGGGTCGTCGAGATTCAGGTCGCCCTGGCGCGGCTCGCCGCGACGCTTGCCGCGCGAGTCCTTGGCGCTGACCTTGGGCAGGTCATCTTCATCGAGCAACGGTTCGTGATGCTCAACCACGCGGGACGGGCCGAGCAGTTCGGGATTACTGTCATCCCCATCGTCGGGCTGATTGGCGAAGTGACGATCCAGCTTGAAGCGCAACTTGCCCTTCCCACCCCTCATGCGACGCCAGCCGTCAAACAGAATGCCGGCGATCACGATAAGCCCAATGACGATCAGCCATTCGCGCAGACCGATATCCATCTAATCCCGTAGCCCCTGAACAAAAATGATGATGATGAAAAAAAGGACATCCTATCCCTTGAAACGTGGAGCCAACTTCATGTTCTGACTGATGTTTTCCACGCGATACAAAAGTAAGCGTTAAGCTAACACGCTCACACATAACTTTACACTGTCTGAGGCGATACTCCGCCCTGGTCTTTGCAACTTTTCTTAGCCTATCGCGAGTTCGTCCCAGGCGCGACGCCTATCTCAATATAATCAATGCCTTACAAGCGTAGCCGAGTATCTCGAAGACGCCTGCAAGTTACGTTCGAATCAGGCTTCAGCCAGCGCCACCGCCTCCTCGACATCAACGGCCACCAACCGCGAACATCCCGGTTCGTGCATCGTCACACCCATGAGTTGATCGGCCATTTCCATAGCGATCTTGTTGTGGGTGATATAGATGAACTGCACTTTCTCCGACATCTCCTTGACCAGCCGCGCGTAACGGCCAACGTTGGCATCGTCCAGCGGCGCATCGACTTCGTCGAGCATGCAGAACGGTGCCGGGTTGAGCTGGAAGATCGCAAACACCAACGCCAGCGCGGTCAGAGCCTTCTCGCCGCCAGACAGCAGGTGGATGGTGCTGTTCTTCTTTCCCGGCGGCCTCGCCATGATCGCTACCCCGGTATCGAGTAAATCCTCGCCGGTAAGTTCCAGATAAGCGTGACCGCCACCGAAAACCTTCGGGAACAATGCCTGAAGGCCAGCATTGATCTGGTCGAAGGTTTCCTTGAAGCGGTTGCGGGTTTCCTTGTCGATCTTGCGGATCACGTTCTCCAGGGTATCCAGCGCTTCCACCAGGTCATCGTTCTGGTCGTCCAGGTAGCGTTTGCGCTCAGACTGCTGCTGGTACTCCTCGATCGCCGCGAGGTTGATCGGCCCGAGACGCTGGATGCGCGCGGCCAACTCTTCAAGGCGTTGTTCCCAGACCTTCTCCGCCGCATCGAGGGGCAAGGTACCGAGCACGCCATGCAGGTCGTAGCCGTCCTCGTGGAGCTGCTCCTGCAACGACTTGCGCCGCACGCTCAGGGCCTGCCACTCCATGCGCTGCTGCTCCAGTTGGCTGCGCAGCAGTTGCGACTGCTGTTCGGCCTGGGTGCGGCGCTTCTCGGCGTCGCGCAACTGGCGGTCAGCGTCTTCCAGCGCCAGGCGTGCATGTTTCAATTCGTCTTCCACGGCCATGCGCCGGTCGAGCAACTCTTCCAGGCGCATGCGCAGCTCCTCCAGCGGTGCGGCGCCCTCCTCCAGGTTGAGGTTGAGCTGCTCGCAGCGCTCGACCAGCCGCACCGCCTGGCTATCCAGGCGCTCCAGGGCCTGGCGGGTGGATTCGTGCTGGGCGCGCAGTGAGCCGACGCGCACGGCCAACTGGTGGGCGTGATCCTTATGCTGGCGCGATTCCTGGCGGATACGGTCGAGTTTCTCGCGCATGCCGTCGCGCTCGGCGAGCAGCGATTCCCGGCGCTCGGTATCCACGGCCATAGCATCCAGCGCGTCCTGCAGGCTCCGGCGGGCCTCGCCGAGCTGCTCCTGCTCCAACGCGTGCTGCTCGGCCAGTTCGGCCAACTCTTCGTCGAGGCGGCGGCGGCGCAGGGTCAACTGCTCGACCTTAGCCTGTTGCGCGGACAACCGGGCCTTCAGTTCGCCCTGGCGCCGGCCCTCATCCTGCAGCCGGCGGCGCACCTGATCGCGGCCTTCCTCAGCCTGGCGCTGCTCGTCGCGCAGACGAGCCAACTGCTCGTCCACTTCCGCCAGACGCCGCTCCAGAGTCTCGCGTTCGGCGTAAAGACGCTCCAGTTCCTGTCCCCGCGCCAGCACCCCACCATCGGCGGATTCGCCACGGCGCACGCGCAGGAAATTTCGACCGACCCAGTAGCCGTCGCGGCTGACCAGGCTTTCGCCATCCCCCAGCGAGGCGCGTTGCGCCAGCGCCTGATCGAGGTTTTCGACCGGGCGCACGCGGCCCAGCCAGTAGCTCAGGTCAACATTGGCCTCGACCTTGTCGAGCAGGCTGCCTGGGCGGGAAACCGCGCCTGCGGCCAGATCCAGCAGCCGCAGTTCGCCCTTCTCCAGCGCATCGAACGGCAACCCGCGGAGATCGTCCAGCAGCACGCCATGCAGGTCGGCGCCGAGCACGGTTTCCACCGCCAGTTCCCAGCCCGCCTGCACGCGCAGCCCTTCGGCAAGACGCGGGCGCTGCTCCAGGCCCTGCTCGCGCAGCCAATGCGCGGTGCCATCGCCCGGATCGAGCGCTGCCTGCTGCAGGGCCTCAAGCGACGCGATGCGGCCGTTCAGCCGCTGCAGCTCACCCTGCGTCTGATGCTGCGCAGCGGTGCTTTCCTGCAGGGACTGGCGCACTTGCTCCAGGCGCTCGGCCAGTTCGTGTTCTTCGATCTGCGACTCTTCCAGCAGCAGTTCGATGGCGGCGACCTGTTCGCCCAGTTCGAGAATCGCAGCGTCTTCGGGATCGGCCGCCAGTTGCGCTCGCTCATCGCTCAGGCGGCGCTGACGCTCGCCCTGGCGCTCCAGGCTCTGCTCCAGGTGCTGGATGCGCGACTGCTGCACTTCCGCCTCGCGGCGCGGCTCGGCACTCTGCTGGTTGAAGGCATCCCAGCGCTGCTGCCAGTCGTTCATGCGCAGCTCGGCGTCTTCGAGGCCGGCACTGGCTTGCTCCGCGGCGGCGGCACTGACTTCCTGCTCGGGCGCCAGGCGCTCCAGTTCTTCGGCCAGGGTGGCCAGCAAAGTGCGGTCGTGACCAAGGTGGGATTCAGTTTCCTGGCGGGACTTCTCCGCCTCGCGCAGGTCATCCTGCAACTGGCGCAGACGCTGCTGGCCATGCTGGATGCTCTGCTCGACACGGGCGATGTCGCCGCCCACGGAATAGAAACGCCCCTGTACCTGATTGAAGCTTTCCGACAGCTCGTGATGGCCGTCGCGGAAGCGCTCGATGCTGGCATCGGCACTGCGCTGTTCGGCCACCAGCGCCTCGAAGGCCACTTCCTGGTCACCGATCACCCGCTCCTTCTGCCCGGCCTGCTCGTTCAGCTCGCGCCAGCGCAATGCGCCGAGCTGGGCCTTGAGGGTGCGTTCCTCGGCCTTGAACTCCTGGTACTTCTCCGCCGACTGGGCCTGGCGATGCAGGCGCTCCAACTGACGCTCCAGTTCTTCGCGCAAGTCGGTCAGGCGCGCGAGGTTCTCCTGGGTGCGGCGGATGCGGTTCTCGGTCTCGCGGCGGCGCTCCTTGTACTTGGAGATGCCGGCGGCTTCCTCGATGAAATTGCGCAGGTCCTCCGGCTTGGCCTCGATCAGCTTGGAGATCATGCCCTGCTCGATGATCGAATAGCTGCGCGGGCCAAGACCTGTGCCGAGGAATATGTCGGTGATGTCGCGACGCCGGCACTTGGTGCCGTTGAGGAAGTAGGTGTTCTGACCGTCGCGGGTCACGCGGCGGCGGATGGAAATCTCTGCGTAGCTGGCGTATTCGCCCAGCAGGGTCTGGTCGGAGTTGTCGAACACCAGTTCGATGGACGCCTGGGTCACCGGCTTGCGGGTGTTGGAGCCGTTGAAGATGACGTCGGTCATCGACTCGCCACGAAGGTTCTTCGCTGAACTTTCCCCCATCACCCAGCGAACGGCATCGATGATGTTGGATTTTCCACAACCGTTGGGGCCAACTACCGCCGCCATGTTGCTCGGGAAATTAACCGTCGTCGGATCGACGAACGACTTGAAGCCCGCCAGCTTGATGCACTTGAGCCGCATACGCCCCCTCTCTCTTATGGTTTAGCCGGCGAACCTATCGTTCAGCCAGAGCGGCCAGGACCAGTTGGCTATTGTGCCGCCCGTAGTCGAGCAGCACCTCGCGGATCGCCGTCTCATCACGCCCGACCACCGCGCGGAGCAATTGCTCGAAGCTGCCGATGAACTGGCTCATCTCGCCTTTGCGGCGCTCCAGGGCCAGATGATAGGTGCGGCTCATGGCCGGCAGCAGGTTTTCCACGGTTTCCTGCAGGTACGGGTTGGCGGCGAACGGGAAAGCGGCGCGCATGATGTCGAAGCTGGACTCGACGAAGGCATTGATATCGCCGCGTTCGAGGTTCTCCAGCAGGCGCTGCTGGATGGCCAGGAACGGCTGCAGGTCACTCTCCTCGCGCCAGCTTCGGGCGACGCTGCAGGCGAGCATGACGTACAGCTCGATGACCAACGAGTAGAGACTTTCGACGTGACTGGAGGAAAGCTCGGACACTTGCGCGCCACGGCGCGGCAGGATTACGACGAGATGTCGGCGCTCGAGGATCAGCAACGCTTCGCGCACTGACCCGCGGCTGACGTTGAGGGTCTGGGTGACCTTCTGCTCCTGGATTCGCTCGCGCTCCTTGAGCTCGCCCCGGATGATGCGTTCGGCAAGATGGTGCGCGATCTGCTCAGCCAGGCTGTCCGGGGCCTTGAACGTCATGGTTGTCCTTAAGAATCGGGCGCTTTTCGAGGGGGTGTAGCGGTCGCGAAGTGTAACACAGGGTGTTACCGCGCCATCCCCTCCGGCGGGTCGACGACAGAACAAAGGTTTGTGCGTCTGGCGGCAAGAACGAGCGCAGGATTGTCGGACAATCCTACGAAAATACCGTTCGGGAGTCATCCCATGTTCGCCTTCCTTTCCCCTGCCTGGATGTTGCGCCTGAAAAAGGCCGGCTACTGGATCTGGTTGATCCCTGTGTTCGGCATTCCGCTCAGCTACTGGTGGTCATACGGCAGCGAGTATCCCAATGCCTGGGCCTGGCTGGTGATCAGCGTGGTATTCGGCGTGATTCCACTGCTGGACTTCGTGGTCGGACGCGACCCGGCCAACCCGGACGAAGTCGAGGAAGTACCGCCGATGGAACGCGAGGGCTACTACCGCTTCCTCAGCCTCGCCACCGTTCCGCTGCTGATCGGCATGCTGGTTTACGGCGGCTGGGTGCTGGCCAACTACGATGCGTGGAACTGGGTCGGCCAACTGGGCTGGATCCTGTCGGTGGGTACCGTGATGGGCGCCATCGGTATCACCGTGTCCCACGAGTTGATCCACAAGGACCCGGAGCTGGAGCAGAATGCCGGCGGCCTGCTGCTGGCGGCGGTGTGCTATGGCGGCTTCAAGGTCGAGCACGTGCGCGGGCACCATGTGCACGTGTCCACCCCCGAAGACGCCTCGTCGTCTCGCTACGGGCAGAGCCTCTACGCGTTTCTGCCCCACGCCTACAAGCATAACTTCCTCAACGCCTGGAAGCTGGAGAGCGAGCGCCTCAAGCGCAAGGGGCTGCCGGCGCTGCACTGGCGCAACGAGCTGATCTGGTGGTACGTCATCAGCGCGCTATTCCTGGCCGGCTTCAGCGTGGCCTTCGGCTGGATCGGCGCGCTCTACTTCATCGGCCAGTCGGTTATGGCCTTCACCCTGCTGGAGATCGTCAATTACGTCGAACACTACGGCCTGCATCGCCGCCGGCTGGACAGCGGGCGCTACGAGCGGACCACCCACGAGCACTCCTGGAACAGCAACTTCCTGCTGACCAACCTGTTCCTCTTCCACCTTCAGCGCCATTCCGACCATCACGCCCACGCCAAGCGGCGCTACCAGGTACTGCGCCATTTCGACGAAAGCCCGCAACTGCCCAATGGCTACGCCGGGATGATCGTCCTCGCGCTGTTCCCGCCGCTCTGGCGCGCAGTGATGGACCGCCGGGTACGCGCCTACTACGCCGGCGAGGAGTACCAGTTGAGCGCCACCCAGCAAGCCTGACAAAAGCGTTCCACGCCTTGGCGACAAGCCTTACCCCGGCTTGCCGCCTTTTTTGTTTCTGCTGCCCGGAACCGAACCGCTCTTCGTCGCGCAGCGATACCCATCACGCCTCTTACGCAGACTCGCCCAGGCTCCCTCCATCCTGCTGGCGCCCCTTGCAAATCGCGCGCGGGGCCATGCCGACAAAGCCTGTCTAAATGCCGTTCATCATCCGCAGAAAAACTTTCTGACCACTGAGACAGAATTTTTATTGACTCAAAAGTCAGCTTTTCATAGATTCGCCATCCAGTGCCCTACCAAAAACAAGAATCAGCCTGGAGGCAAGCCTTGATCAGGTTCCTGCTCAATCGCGAGCTGCGCGTCGAAGACCGCCTCGACCCCAATCTCACCGTCCTCAACTACCTGCGCCAGCATCTGGGCAAGACCGGAACCAAGGAGGGTTGCGCCTCCGGTGACTGCGGCGCCTGTACGGTGGTCGTCGGAGAACTGGTTGGCGACGAAGGCGCCGAGCGCATTCGCTACCGCACCCTCAACTCCTGTCTCACCTTCGTTTCCTCGTTGCACGGCAAGCAGTTGATCAGCGTCGACGACCTCAAGCACCGCGGCGAACTGCACGGCGTGCAGCAAGCGATGGTCGACTGCCACGGCTCGCAATGCGGCTTCTGCACCCCAGGCTTCGTCATGTCGCTGTTCGCCCTGC
The Pseudomonas triclosanedens DNA segment above includes these coding regions:
- the smc gene encoding chromosome segregation protein SMC translates to MRLKCIKLAGFKSFVDPTTVNFPSNMAAVVGPNGCGKSNIIDAVRWVMGESSAKNLRGESMTDVIFNGSNTRKPVTQASIELVFDNSDQTLLGEYASYAEISIRRRVTRDGQNTYFLNGTKCRRRDITDIFLGTGLGPRSYSIIEQGMISKLIEAKPEDLRNFIEEAAGISKYKERRRETENRIRRTQENLARLTDLREELERQLERLHRQAQSAEKYQEFKAEERTLKAQLGALRWRELNEQAGQKERVIGDQEVAFEALVAEQRSADASIERFRDGHHELSESFNQVQGRFYSVGGDIARVEQSIQHGQQRLRQLQDDLREAEKSRQETESHLGHDRTLLATLAEELERLAPEQEVSAAAAEQASAGLEDAELRMNDWQQRWDAFNQQSAEPRREAEVQQSRIQHLEQSLERQGERQRRLSDERAQLAADPEDAAILELGEQVAAIELLLEESQIEEHELAERLEQVRQSLQESTAAQHQTQGELQRLNGRIASLEALQQAALDPGDGTAHWLREQGLEQRPRLAEGLRVQAGWELAVETVLGADLHGVLLDDLRGLPFDALEKGELRLLDLAAGAVSRPGSLLDKVEANVDLSYWLGRVRPVENLDQALAQRASLGDGESLVSRDGYWVGRNFLRVRRGESADGGVLARGQELERLYAERETLERRLAEVDEQLARLRDEQRQAEEGRDQVRRRLQDEGRRQGELKARLSAQQAKVEQLTLRRRRLDEELAELAEQHALEQEQLGEARRSLQDALDAMAVDTERRESLLAERDGMREKLDRIRQESRQHKDHAHQLAVRVGSLRAQHESTRQALERLDSQAVRLVERCEQLNLNLEEGAAPLEELRMRLEELLDRRMAVEDELKHARLALEDADRQLRDAEKRRTQAEQQSQLLRSQLEQQRMEWQALSVRRKSLQEQLHEDGYDLHGVLGTLPLDAAEKVWEQRLEELAARIQRLGPINLAAIEEYQQQSERKRYLDDQNDDLVEALDTLENVIRKIDKETRNRFKETFDQINAGLQALFPKVFGGGHAYLELTGEDLLDTGVAIMARPPGKKNSTIHLLSGGEKALTALALVFAIFQLNPAPFCMLDEVDAPLDDANVGRYARLVKEMSEKVQFIYITHNKIAMEMADQLMGVTMHEPGCSRLVAVDVEEAVALAEA
- a CDS encoding GntR family transcriptional regulator, whose protein sequence is MTFKAPDSLAEQIAHHLAERIIRGELKERERIQEQKVTQTLNVSRGSVREALLILERRHLVVILPRRGAQVSELSSSHVESLYSLVIELYVMLACSVARSWREESDLQPFLAIQQRLLENLERGDINAFVESSFDIMRAAFPFAANPYLQETVENLLPAMSRTYHLALERRKGEMSQFIGSFEQLLRAVVGRDETAIREVLLDYGRHNSQLVLAALAER
- a CDS encoding alkane 1-monooxygenase, whose amino-acid sequence is MFAFLSPAWMLRLKKAGYWIWLIPVFGIPLSYWWSYGSEYPNAWAWLVISVVFGVIPLLDFVVGRDPANPDEVEEVPPMEREGYYRFLSLATVPLLIGMLVYGGWVLANYDAWNWVGQLGWILSVGTVMGAIGITVSHELIHKDPELEQNAGGLLLAAVCYGGFKVEHVRGHHVHVSTPEDASSSRYGQSLYAFLPHAYKHNFLNAWKLESERLKRKGLPALHWRNELIWWYVISALFLAGFSVAFGWIGALYFIGQSVMAFTLLEIVNYVEHYGLHRRRLDSGRYERTTHEHSWNSNFLLTNLFLFHLQRHSDHHAHAKRRYQVLRHFDESPQLPNGYAGMIVLALFPPLWRAVMDRRVRAYYAGEEYQLSATQQA